A window of the Candidatus Nitrosotalea okcheonensis genome harbors these coding sequences:
- the phaC gene encoding class III poly(R)-hydroxyalkanoic acid synthase subunit PhaC, whose protein sequence is MANEIKVDPQMLAEFIKLNKNILEAPNLAKSLDEIDLEVTPHEVVYSEGKIRLLHFNPLVSRQLKTPLVIAYALINRFHILDIHPKKSWVKHLLNQGIDVYLIDWGTPTPINRHEGFDDYVNGYMDNCIDFVRKETLSDAVSLQGYCTGGTLSTVYSALYPKKVKNLTLTAPVIDGRRDSTVVSNLAKHMDVDKLVDTLGNMPPELMYYVFSILKPFEQGFEKYLNFFKNIHDQEYVENFIRVEKWVSDTPPIPGELYRQWIRDIYQENLLINNKMYVGGRQVSLKNISMPLLTQVAVGDHLVSPECSMPIHYAVSSEDKTLKIYPTGHVGMIASSFSQKKVLPEFAKWLGERSEK, encoded by the coding sequence ATGGCCAATGAAATTAAAGTAGACCCGCAAATGTTGGCAGAGTTTATCAAACTAAACAAGAACATACTTGAGGCGCCAAATCTTGCCAAATCTCTTGATGAGATTGATCTTGAAGTAACTCCGCATGAGGTTGTATATTCTGAAGGAAAGATTCGACTACTTCACTTCAATCCATTGGTTTCAAGACAACTAAAGACACCACTAGTGATTGCATATGCACTGATAAACAGATTTCATATCTTAGATATACATCCAAAAAAGAGCTGGGTAAAACATTTGCTGAATCAAGGAATTGATGTCTACTTGATTGATTGGGGAACACCAACTCCAATAAATCGACACGAGGGATTTGATGACTATGTCAACGGTTACATGGACAACTGTATTGATTTTGTAAGGAAAGAAACCTTGTCTGATGCAGTATCTCTGCAAGGCTATTGCACTGGTGGTACACTGTCTACAGTATATTCTGCCCTTTATCCTAAAAAAGTCAAAAACCTGACTCTGACTGCTCCAGTGATTGATGGTAGGAGAGACAGCACCGTAGTGTCAAACTTGGCAAAACACATGGATGTTGACAAGCTAGTAGATACTCTGGGTAACATGCCCCCTGAATTGATGTATTATGTTTTTTCAATTCTCAAACCCTTTGAACAAGGCTTTGAAAAATACCTTAATTTCTTCAAAAACATCCATGACCAGGAATACGTTGAAAACTTTATCCGGGTGGAGAAATGGGTCTCAGATACCCCTCCAATTCCAGGGGAATTGTACCGACAATGGATAAGGGACATTTACCAGGAAAACCTTCTGATAAATAACAAAATGTATGTGGGAGGAAGGCAGGTGTCCTTGAAAAATATTTCCATGCCGTTACTTACACAGGTTGCAGTAGGCGATCACTTGGTCTCCCCCGAATGCAGTATGCCTATTCACTATGCAGTATCAAGCGAAGACAAGACGCTCAAGATATATCCAACTGGACATGTGGGCATGATCGCAAGCTCATTTTCTCAAAAAAAGGTTCTCCCAGAATTTGCCAAATGGCTGGGAGAAAGATCTGAAAAATAA
- a CDS encoding AbrB/MazE/SpoVT family DNA-binding domain-containing protein → MTGNYDQPDPSAIFREWIQRSGKAQMDFMRTFGDMMNRTNQTNPLDTLKEMADKTTKTQTDFLQTFAESGSKAMYNWFNLAQNLPQFSSWGAFKTSVGSNGRISIPEAEREAIGIKENDLVQVIVVPIHKSNSRQEVKK, encoded by the coding sequence ATGACTGGTAACTATGACCAACCTGACCCATCGGCTATCTTTAGAGAATGGATCCAGCGAAGTGGCAAGGCTCAGATGGATTTTATGAGAACATTTGGCGACATGATGAATCGCACAAACCAAACAAATCCACTGGACACACTAAAAGAGATGGCGGACAAGACCACCAAGACGCAAACAGACTTTTTACAAACTTTTGCAGAGAGTGGATCAAAGGCCATGTACAATTGGTTCAATCTTGCACAAAATTTGCCCCAGTTTTCGTCATGGGGGGCATTCAAGACATCAGTTGGGAGCAATGGCAGAATTTCCATACCCGAAGCAGAAAGGGAAGCAATTGGGATCAAGGAAAACGATCTGGTCCAAGTGATTGTAGTTCCAATTCATAAAAGTAATTCACGACAGGAGGTGAAAAAATGA
- a CDS encoding CBS domain-containing protein, whose product MNMFLADKTLEEILPQSILSTPMVSIRVNDTLCEAASLLPHHLETLTDSLVATSDDIPVGIVGGIEVLDNILKNQTADFLDKTKIGDSMSRKIVIMSPKDKFSELIKRWSQTRRAFAIIPNQYYGYSVISARKILEVGTTFQVNSTISDIPRKKIVTFHKEDTVRQIIQRMFDNNTRKLVLDGTCSFINDRIIIQKLVREFECLRNGQDFLAMSGDIFSLEQVKNTPDDITITDACKIMQDMKSPYLKSQNNIISPWDMVFALASANLS is encoded by the coding sequence ATGAACATGTTTCTTGCAGACAAGACATTGGAGGAAATTTTACCCCAATCAATACTTTCCACGCCAATGGTGAGCATCAGAGTAAACGATACATTATGTGAAGCAGCGTCACTTCTTCCTCATCATCTTGAGACATTGACAGATTCACTTGTTGCTACAAGCGATGACATACCAGTAGGCATAGTAGGCGGGATTGAGGTTTTAGATAATATCCTAAAAAATCAGACTGCTGATTTTCTTGACAAGACAAAGATAGGAGACTCGATGAGTAGAAAGATTGTCATTATGAGTCCAAAGGATAAATTTTCAGAATTGATAAAACGGTGGTCGCAGACCAGAAGGGCATTTGCCATAATACCAAACCAGTATTACGGATATTCAGTCATATCAGCAAGAAAGATCCTTGAAGTGGGGACAACATTTCAAGTAAACTCTACCATTTCTGACATTCCAAGAAAAAAGATAGTCACATTTCACAAAGAGGATACGGTAAGGCAAATAATTCAGAGAATGTTTGACAACAATACTCGTAAGCTTGTACTTGACGGCACTTGTTCTTTTATCAACGACCGTATAATAATACAGAAACTGGTCAGAGAGTTTGAATGTCTCAGAAACGGACAAGACTTTTTGGCAATGAGTGGAGACATTTTCAGTCTAGAACAGGTAAAAAACACACCAGATGACATTACAATTACTGATGCATGTAAAATTATGCAGGATATGAAATCCCCATACTTAAAGAGTCAGAATAACATAATCAGCCCATGGGACATGGTATTTGCTCTTGCCTCTGCAAACTTGTCATAG
- a CDS encoding YbhB/YbcL family Raf kinase inhibitor-like protein, which produces MPSSKTEFAKGEKFDFPQGRTGFETPAYGGPCPPSGTHRYLIKIYALDAELDLTEGSSVTDLQKAMDGHIITESTLMGKYSRN; this is translated from the coding sequence ATTCCTTCTTCCAAGACCGAATTTGCAAAAGGTGAAAAGTTTGATTTTCCACAAGGACGTACTGGTTTTGAAACACCAGCGTATGGTGGCCCATGTCCTCCGTCAGGTACTCATAGATACCTTATCAAAATTTACGCGTTGGATGCAGAATTAGATCTTACTGAGGGATCAAGTGTAACGGATCTCCAAAAGGCAATGGATGGGCACATTATTACAGAATCTACTCTAATGGGAAAATATTCTAGAAACTAG
- a CDS encoding poly(R)-hydroxyalkanoic acid synthase subunit PhaE, which produces MSIPPDFKKSLANYKHNSLFWTDLLYLMSNRQQSLAATGPFRKFAINAKTLSTETIEINEDMAEFNTRLSGYYKQLSDTWNEAQKEYARKVPELPNDVEHMEASKRIWIDIFENYFTRLFDSAEFAENFGKLVSSELEIAKHWNNMASTLLESANMPTKKDMDEVYKELHSLRKRVAKLEKIVNKGGTSNGQ; this is translated from the coding sequence ATGTCCATTCCGCCTGACTTTAAAAAATCGTTGGCAAACTATAAACACAATTCCCTTTTTTGGACCGACTTGTTGTACCTGATGTCAAACAGGCAACAATCACTTGCGGCCACGGGACCATTTAGAAAATTTGCAATAAACGCCAAAACCCTAAGCACGGAAACCATCGAAATTAATGAAGACATGGCAGAGTTTAACACTAGACTGTCTGGATACTATAAGCAACTCTCAGATACATGGAATGAGGCACAGAAAGAATATGCCAGAAAGGTACCGGAACTTCCAAATGATGTAGAACACATGGAGGCATCAAAACGCATATGGATTGATATATTTGAAAATTATTTTACAAGACTTTTTGATTCTGCTGAATTTGCAGAGAACTTTGGCAAACTCGTATCAAGCGAACTTGAGATTGCCAAACACTGGAACAACATGGCATCCACACTGCTTGAAAGCGCAAACATGCCCACAAAGAAGGACATGGATGAAGTGTACAAAGAATTACACTCTTTGCGAAAAAGAGTTGCCAAACTTGAAAAAATAGTAAACAAGGGAGGAACTTCAAATGGCCAATGA
- a CDS encoding alpha/beta fold hydrolase, with protein MKEKFIVINRNSIRYLEDGSQSDRNLILLHGLGGYAERWSNIMPYLNKKYHIFAPDIIGYGQSDKPSVDYTPEFFIKFVFDFIESLGIKKTFMIGTSLGGQITAECAAVQNSVIEKIVLISPAGIMKKSTPTLDAYTMAALYPNKDSVKNAYQMMIGPGMQVSEISIERFVNNMSRPNAKMVFLSTLLGLKNAPDIFEKLSKIDIPTLVIWGNEDKLIPFEYSHQFVSRIKNCEFMPMEGCGHSPYVEKPEKLAEIIIKFLSK; from the coding sequence ATGAAGGAAAAATTTATCGTCATAAACAGAAACAGTATCAGATATTTAGAGGATGGTAGTCAGTCTGATCGCAATCTAATTCTTTTACATGGACTTGGTGGATATGCAGAAAGGTGGAGCAATATCATGCCTTATCTGAATAAAAAGTATCATATTTTTGCACCTGATATAATCGGGTATGGTCAGAGCGACAAACCTTCCGTTGATTACACTCCCGAATTTTTTATAAAATTTGTTTTTGACTTTATTGAATCACTTGGCATAAAAAAGACATTCATGATTGGTACGTCACTTGGAGGTCAGATAACTGCAGAATGTGCCGCTGTCCAAAATTCTGTAATTGAAAAAATAGTTCTCATCTCTCCTGCAGGGATAATGAAAAAATCCACCCCAACACTTGATGCATATACGATGGCCGCATTATACCCAAACAAGGACTCGGTGAAAAATGCATACCAGATGATGATAGGCCCTGGCATGCAAGTATCAGAGATATCAATAGAGAGGTTTGTCAATAATATGTCAAGACCAAATGCAAAGATGGTATTCTTGTCTACTCTTCTAGGATTAAAGAATGCACCTGATATTTTTGAGAAGCTCTCAAAGATAGACATTCCCACATTGGTAATTTGGGGTAATGAAGATAAGCTGATACCTTTCGAGTATTCACACCAGTTTGTTTCGCGAATCAAAAACTGTGAGTTTATGCCAATGGAAGGATGCGGGCATTCTCCATATGTTGAGAAACCAGAAAAACTTGCAGAAATCATCATCAAGTTTCTATCAAAATAA